One genomic window of Acidobacteriota bacterium includes the following:
- a CDS encoding inositol monophosphatase — MSKPSPVGAVMIAAALAAGRGLARDFGEVENLQVSKKGPADFVSNADHRAEETIYTHLMKARPGYGFVMEERGIVEGTDKSNRFIVDPLDGTLNFLHGQPHYSVSIALERDGQLLTGVVFDVAKNEIFWAETGRGAWLEQRKLRVATRRKLSESVLATGTPWLGKPEEAHTGFAREMLAMTPTCAGIRRYGSAALDLAWVAAGRFDGFWERGLKPWDVAAGIVLVREAGGVVAEIDGGNVMSTGSVVAGNEHIVPLVQEQLRLAGAFGRQANV, encoded by the coding sequence ATGTCCAAACCCTCCCCCGTTGGCGCCGTCATGATCGCCGCCGCCCTCGCCGCCGGGCGGGGTCTCGCTCGTGATTTCGGCGAAGTCGAGAACCTGCAGGTCTCCAAGAAGGGCCCGGCAGACTTCGTCTCCAACGCCGACCACCGCGCCGAAGAGACCATCTACACGCACCTGATGAAGGCGCGCCCCGGCTATGGCTTCGTCATGGAAGAGCGCGGAATTGTCGAGGGTACGGACAAGTCGAACCGCTTCATCGTCGATCCGCTCGACGGCACCCTGAACTTCCTGCACGGCCAGCCGCATTACTCAGTATCGATCGCGCTGGAGCGCGACGGCCAGCTGCTGACCGGCGTCGTGTTCGATGTCGCCAAGAACGAGATCTTCTGGGCCGAGACCGGTCGCGGCGCCTGGCTGGAGCAGCGCAAGCTGCGCGTCGCCACCCGCCGCAAACTCTCGGAGTCAGTGCTCGCCACCGGCACGCCGTGGCTCGGCAAGCCGGAAGAGGCGCACACCGGCTTTGCCCGCGAAATGCTGGCCATGACCCCCACCTGCGCCGGCATCCGGCGATACGGCTCGGCGGCGCTGGACCTCGCCTGGGTCGCTGCCGGCCGGTTTGACGGCTTCTGGGAGCGCGGACTGAAACCCTGGGACGTGGCGGCCGGCATCGTGCTGGTGCGCGAAGCGGGCGGCGTGGTGGCGGAGATCGACGGCGGCAACGTGATGTCCACCGGCTCGGTCGTCGCTGGCAACGAACACATCGTGCCGCTCGTGCAGGAACAGCTGCGCCTTGCGGGCGCTTTCGGACGCCAGGCCAACGTCTGA
- the gap gene encoding type I glyceraldehyde-3-phosphate dehydrogenase — protein sequence MAVRVAINGFGRIGRLVLRSIIEHGRTDIEVVAINDLGPVETNAHLLRFDSVHGRFPADVKVDGDKIVINGKPILVTAIRDPKDLPHRELDVDIAMECTGIFTSKDKASAHLAAGAKRVLVSAPADGADLTVVYGVNHDKLKKDHMVVSNASCTTNCLAPVAQVLHAAIGIDKGMMTTIHSYTNDQPSLDQMHKDLYRARAASLSMIPTSTGAAKAVGLVLPELKGKLDGISVRVPTPNVSVVDLKFIAKKNTTVEEVNGAIVKAASSGPLKGVLGVTDQPNVSSDFIHDDRSSIFHLDQTKVMDGHFVSILTWYDNEWGFATRMSDTALVMAKLI from the coding sequence ATGGCCGTTCGCGTTGCAATCAATGGATTTGGCCGGATCGGCCGCCTCGTCCTGCGCTCGATCATCGAACATGGCCGCACCGATATCGAAGTCGTAGCGATCAACGACCTCGGCCCGGTTGAGACCAACGCGCACCTCCTGCGCTTCGACTCCGTCCACGGCCGCTTTCCGGCGGACGTGAAAGTCGACGGCGACAAGATCGTCATCAACGGCAAGCCGATCCTGGTGACCGCGATCCGCGACCCGAAAGACCTGCCCCATCGCGAACTCGACGTGGACATCGCGATGGAGTGCACCGGCATCTTCACGAGCAAGGACAAGGCCTCGGCCCACCTCGCCGCCGGCGCCAAGCGCGTGCTGGTTTCGGCCCCGGCAGACGGCGCCGACCTGACGGTCGTCTACGGCGTCAACCACGACAAGCTGAAGAAGGACCACATGGTCGTCTCCAACGCCTCGTGCACGACGAACTGCCTCGCTCCGGTCGCGCAGGTGCTGCACGCTGCCATCGGCATCGACAAGGGCATGATGACCACCATCCACTCCTACACCAACGACCAGCCCTCGCTCGACCAGATGCACAAGGACCTCTACCGGGCCCGCGCTGCCTCGCTGTCGATGATCCCGACGTCGACCGGAGCTGCGAAAGCGGTCGGCTTGGTGCTGCCGGAACTCAAAGGCAAGCTGGACGGCATCTCGGTGCGCGTGCCGACGCCGAACGTCTCGGTCGTCGACCTGAAATTCATCGCCAAGAAGAACACGACGGTCGAGGAAGTAAACGGCGCCATCGTCAAGGCCGCTTCGTCGGGCCCGCTGAAAGGCGTGCTGGGCGTGACCGACCAGCCGAACGTGTCGTCGGACTTCATCCATGACGACCGCTCGTCGATCTTCCACCTCGACCAGACGAAAGTCATGGACGGCCACTTCGTGTCGATCCTGACCTGGTATGACAACGAGTGGGGTTTCGCCACGCGCATGAGCGACACCGCGCTCGTGATGGCGAAACTGATCTAG
- a CDS encoding aminotransferase class IV, translating to MSICPLVHLNGSILPQSEARISPLDRGFLFAHAAYEVTAVYGGKFIDLPGHIARLIRTLGGIGIPNPHDAAGWEALHTELIVRNKMEEGLVYLEVTGGAYDTRDFAGPEAFQPTVFAYADTKSLIGPQARDGIKAVFLGDTRWKRRDMKTTQLLSQALAYRTAKAQGADTAFMVEDGFVTEAASANAWIVSRDGEIITRDLSPAILPGITRAGVMALRGNGAFTITERAFTPEEAVNAAEVFTTSAGAMISPVTHLDGKPVAGGKPGLVTRQIQRLYYEAMGADVSAAAPWALERA from the coding sequence ATGTCCATCTGCCCCCTCGTCCATCTCAATGGGTCCATTCTGCCACAGTCGGAGGCGCGGATTTCCCCCCTCGACCGGGGATTCCTGTTCGCCCATGCGGCCTACGAAGTGACGGCCGTCTATGGCGGCAAGTTCATTGACCTTCCCGGCCACATCGCCCGCCTCATCCGCACGCTCGGCGGGATCGGCATCCCGAACCCGCATGACGCGGCGGGCTGGGAAGCGCTGCACACGGAACTGATCGTACGCAACAAGATGGAAGAGGGCCTCGTCTACCTGGAAGTCACCGGCGGCGCCTACGACACCCGCGACTTCGCCGGCCCGGAGGCCTTCCAGCCGACTGTCTTTGCCTACGCGGATACGAAGTCCCTGATCGGACCGCAGGCGCGCGACGGCATCAAGGCGGTGTTCCTCGGTGACACACGCTGGAAGCGGCGCGATATGAAAACCACCCAGCTGCTGTCGCAGGCCCTCGCCTACCGGACAGCCAAGGCGCAGGGCGCCGACACGGCCTTCATGGTGGAGGATGGCTTCGTCACTGAGGCCGCCTCGGCCAATGCCTGGATCGTCAGTCGGGACGGCGAGATCATCACGCGGGACCTTTCGCCGGCGATCCTGCCCGGCATCACGCGCGCCGGCGTCATGGCACTGCGAGGGAACGGCGCCTTCACCATCACCGAGCGCGCCTTCACGCCGGAAGAGGCAGTAAACGCCGCCGAGGTTTTCACGACCTCCGCCGGCGCGATGATCTCGCCAGTGACCCACCTCGACGGCAAGCCGGTCGCGGGCGGTAAGCCCGGCCTTGTCACCCGCCAGATCCAGCGGCTCTATTACGAAGCGATGGGGGCGGATGTGTCGGCGGCAGCCCCTTGGGCTCTCGAGCGCGCCTGA
- the ccrA gene encoding crotonyl-CoA carboxylase/reductase, whose amino-acid sequence MATKTAGRVTKDIYEVGEIPPEFHVPKMMHAWTIRRERHGRPSTAMLVEQVPVPEIDSDEVLVLVMAAGVNYNGIWAALGEPISPFDVHKQPFHVAGSDASGIVWAVGKRVTRVKPGDEVVIHCNQDDGDDEECNGGDPMFSPSQRIWGYETPDGSFAQFCRVQARQCMPRPKHLTWEESACYTLTLATAYRMLFGHRPHIVSPADNVLVWGASGGLGCFAVQLCAVTGANAIGVVSSEDKRDYVMSLGAKGVINRNDFNCWGQLPKVNGPEFADYMKESRKFGKAIWDITGKKDVDLVFEHPGEATFPVSVFVVKRGGMVVICAGTSGFNLTMDARFLWMRQKRVQGSHFANLKQASEANQLVINRRIDPGMSEVFPWADIPLAHEKMLDNKHLPGNMAVLVTAPKPGLRTVEDVLAVNGQG is encoded by the coding sequence ATGGCGACCAAGACGGCAGGCCGGGTCACGAAAGACATTTACGAAGTCGGCGAGATCCCGCCGGAATTCCACGTCCCGAAAATGATGCACGCCTGGACGATCCGGCGCGAGCGTCATGGCCGGCCATCGACGGCAATGCTGGTCGAGCAGGTGCCGGTGCCGGAAATCGACTCCGATGAAGTGCTGGTCCTCGTGATGGCAGCCGGCGTCAACTATAATGGCATCTGGGCCGCGCTGGGCGAGCCGATCTCGCCGTTCGATGTGCACAAGCAGCCTTTCCATGTGGCGGGCTCCGATGCCTCGGGCATCGTGTGGGCCGTGGGCAAGCGCGTGACGCGCGTGAAGCCAGGCGACGAGGTCGTGATCCACTGCAACCAGGACGACGGCGACGACGAGGAGTGCAATGGCGGCGACCCGATGTTCTCGCCGAGCCAGCGCATCTGGGGCTATGAAACGCCGGACGGTTCGTTCGCACAGTTCTGCCGCGTGCAGGCCCGCCAGTGCATGCCGCGCCCGAAACACCTGACCTGGGAAGAGAGCGCCTGTTACACGCTGACGCTGGCGACGGCTTACCGGATGCTGTTCGGCCACCGGCCGCATATCGTCTCTCCGGCGGATAATGTGCTGGTCTGGGGCGCGTCGGGCGGTCTGGGATGCTTTGCGGTGCAGCTCTGCGCGGTGACCGGGGCGAATGCGATTGGCGTGGTTTCGTCCGAGGACAAGCGCGATTATGTGATGAGCCTTGGCGCCAAGGGCGTGATCAACCGCAACGACTTCAATTGCTGGGGCCAGCTGCCAAAGGTCAACGGGCCCGAGTTTGCCGACTACATGAAAGAGAGCCGCAAGTTCGGCAAGGCGATCTGGGATATCACCGGCAAGAAGGACGTCGACCTGGTGTTCGAGCACCCGGGCGAGGCGACCTTCCCGGTCTCCGTGTTCGTGGTGAAGCGCGGCGGCATGGTGGTGATCTGCGCGGGCACGTCGGGCTTCAACCTGACCATGGACGCACGTTTCTTGTGGATGCGCCAGAAGCGTGTTCAGGGCTCGCACTTTGCCAACCTGAAGCAGGCGAGCGAAGCCAACCAGCTGGTGATCAACCGCCGCATCGATCCCGGCATGTCGGAAGTCTTCCCCTGGGCAGATATCCCGCTCGCCCACGAGAAGATGCTCGACAACAAGCACCTGCCCGGAAACATGGCCGTGCTGGTGACGGCGCCGAAGCCGGGCCTTCGCACGGTCGAAGATGTGCTGGCGGTGAACGGACAGGGCTGA
- a CDS encoding zf-TFIIB domain-containing protein — MKCPVDGETLVMTERSGVEIDYCPKCRGVWLDRGELDKIIDRSATVIPAPEPHPETGRPEHYRDEGRFQDRHDDDDDWRYKKGKRRRHESFLSDLLDF, encoded by the coding sequence ATGAAATGTCCCGTCGATGGCGAAACCCTGGTGATGACCGAACGGTCCGGAGTTGAAATCGACTATTGCCCGAAATGCCGGGGCGTTTGGCTCGACCGCGGGGAACTCGACAAGATCATCGATCGGTCGGCCACGGTGATCCCGGCGCCTGAACCTCATCCCGAAACCGGCCGTCCCGAGCACTACCGCGACGAAGGCCGCTTCCAGGACCGTCATGATGACGATGACGATTGGCGGTACAAGAAGGGCAAGCGCCGCCGTCACGAAAGTTTCCTGAGCGACCTGCTCGATTTCTGA
- a CDS encoding thiamine phosphate synthase, translating to MSTPPPPRPRTRLYLITPPQIPDVAAFAKTLGAALAAGDVASLQLRLKGADGMIDVQATREAGEALTALAQEAGVAVLVNDSPELAKELGADGVHLGWDDMPVKTARKLLGPDAIVGATAKNSYHKAMQAGEDGADYVAFGAFYPTSTKAQTVPADPELLQIWQAAMVIPCVAIGGITPANAAPLVTAGADFLAVSAAIWNHAEGPAAAVRAFNAVFDALENA from the coding sequence ATGAGCACACCCCCACCGCCCCGGCCGCGTACGCGGCTCTACCTCATCACGCCGCCGCAGATTCCGGATGTGGCGGCCTTTGCGAAAACACTCGGCGCCGCTTTGGCCGCTGGCGACGTAGCGTCCCTGCAGCTGCGCCTCAAGGGCGCGGATGGCATGATAGATGTGCAGGCGACGCGGGAAGCCGGCGAGGCGTTGACGGCGCTCGCGCAGGAGGCCGGCGTGGCGGTGCTGGTCAATGATTCACCCGAGCTCGCGAAGGAACTGGGCGCCGACGGCGTGCATCTCGGCTGGGATGACATGCCAGTGAAGACCGCGCGCAAGCTGCTGGGGCCGGATGCGATTGTCGGGGCGACCGCCAAGAACAGCTACCACAAGGCCATGCAGGCGGGCGAGGACGGGGCGGATTATGTGGCATTCGGTGCCTTCTATCCGACCTCAACGAAGGCCCAGACTGTGCCGGCGGACCCCGAGCTGCTGCAGATCTGGCAGGCGGCCATGGTGATCCCGTGCGTGGCAATCGGCGGCATCACGCCGGCCAACGCCGCGCCGCTGGTGACCGCCGGCGCCGATTTCCTGGCGGTGTCGGCGGCGATCTGGAACCATGCGGAAGGCCCGGCCGCTGCGGTGCGGGCCTTCAACGCGGTGTTCGACGCGCTGGAAAACGCCTAG
- a CDS encoding DUF4282 domain-containing protein, which produces MINQFLTFDKLIGSKLIKILYYLGLIGIALGVIGGIFTGFAGMGYSFFAGLGTILAALIGGVLGLVFWRFMCELYMILFRMADDLRDIKNAKLGTSL; this is translated from the coding sequence ATGATCAACCAATTCCTGACCTTCGATAAGCTGATCGGCTCGAAGCTGATCAAGATTCTCTACTATCTCGGTCTGATCGGTATCGCGCTCGGCGTCATCGGCGGCATCTTCACCGGTTTCGCGGGCATGGGTTACAGCTTCTTCGCAGGGCTCGGCACGATCCTCGCGGCGCTCATCGGCGGCGTGCTGGGGCTCGTGTTCTGGCGGTTCATGTGCGAGCTCTACATGATCCTGTTCCGCATGGCCGACGACCTGCGCGACATCAAGAACGCCAAGCTGGGCACGTCGCTCTAG
- a CDS encoding nuclear transport factor 2 family protein has product MIPPFDAAKADKFARAWLSAWNDRDIDRILAHYSDAVVFHSPRIALVMGNGAASVSGKPALRTYWTKALERSPELFFELENVLVSSDAVTLLYTNHREELVAETFLFDADGEVRESIAAYR; this is encoded by the coding sequence ATGATACCGCCTTTCGACGCCGCCAAGGCGGACAAGTTCGCACGCGCCTGGCTTTCGGCCTGGAACGACCGGGATATCGACCGGATTCTTGCGCACTATTCCGACGCGGTCGTGTTCCACTCGCCGCGGATCGCGCTTGTGATGGGCAACGGTGCAGCGAGCGTTTCTGGCAAGCCGGCGCTTCGGACCTATTGGACCAAAGCGCTGGAAAGGTCGCCGGAGCTATTCTTCGAGCTGGAGAATGTGCTCGTCAGTTCCGACGCCGTCACCCTTCTGTACACGAACCACCGCGAAGAGCTGGTTGCCGAGACATTCCTGTTCGACGCCGACGGCGAAGTGCGCGAGTCGATTGCAGCCTATCGCTGA
- a CDS encoding DUF1272 domain-containing protein, which yields MLEMRPNCEHCDRDLPPDEPGAFICSFECTFCDECADGPLDGVCPNCKGDLEPRPMRRGAALARSPASTKRVVKKS from the coding sequence ATGCTCGAAATGCGCCCCAATTGCGAACACTGCGACCGCGACCTGCCGCCGGACGAGCCGGGCGCATTCATCTGCTCATTCGAGTGCACGTTCTGCGACGAGTGCGCGGACGGCCCGCTGGACGGCGTGTGCCCGAACTGCAAGGGCGACCTTGAGCCCCGGCCGATGCGGCGCGGCGCCGCCCTCGCCCGGAGCCCCGCAAGCACAAAGCGTGTGGTGAAGAAGTCCTAG
- a CDS encoding DMT family transporter: MTLPKGAGTQTGRPMLDWILFAVLSLIWAGAYPLTRLAVGKGLDTGLPPEWVLPGRLLIGAIFLWAVLIAMRKQMPPLSDRRRWTSIIGMSLVGSVIPFFLITTAQETVDSSLAALYTAASPVFVAIGANLLFAEERMTARTGVGVVLGFVGVGVLFGPEALESLGSASTIAQLLLLLATAAYAASTLIARAAPPMDAIAFAASYATVSAVVSMPMTLTVDPAAVSATWINWLGVLGLGLGSSGLAQVVYMMLVVRAGATFVSLNGYAIPVISAAFGWIFFHETQSWNALLAFCLILGGVWLARSGGRGRLAVQR, encoded by the coding sequence ATGACCCTCCCGAAAGGCGCCGGAACTCAGACGGGCCGACCGATGCTCGACTGGATCCTGTTCGCCGTCCTGTCGCTGATCTGGGCGGGGGCGTACCCGCTCACGCGCCTCGCGGTGGGCAAGGGGCTCGACACCGGCTTGCCGCCCGAATGGGTGCTGCCGGGCCGGTTGCTGATCGGGGCGATTTTCCTCTGGGCCGTGCTGATCGCGATGCGCAAGCAGATGCCGCCGCTCAGCGACCGCCGCCGCTGGACGTCGATCATCGGCATGAGCCTGGTCGGCTCCGTGATCCCGTTCTTCCTGATCACCACGGCGCAGGAAACGGTCGATTCCAGCCTCGCGGCGCTCTACACTGCCGCGTCGCCGGTTTTCGTGGCCATCGGTGCCAACCTCCTGTTCGCCGAAGAGCGCATGACCGCGCGCACCGGCGTCGGCGTCGTGCTTGGTTTCGTAGGAGTTGGCGTGCTGTTCGGGCCGGAAGCGCTCGAGAGCCTCGGGTCAGCCAGCACCATTGCGCAGCTTCTCCTGCTGCTCGCCACGGCGGCCTACGCCGCCTCAACCCTGATCGCGCGGGCCGCGCCGCCCATGGACGCAATCGCCTTCGCCGCGAGTTACGCGACGGTGTCCGCGGTCGTCTCGATGCCGATGACGCTGACCGTCGATCCGGCCGCCGTCAGTGCCACCTGGATCAACTGGCTGGGCGTGCTCGGGCTCGGCCTCGGTTCCTCGGGCCTGGCGCAGGTGGTCTACATGATGCTGGTGGTGCGGGCAGGGGCCACGTTCGTCTCGCTCAACGGCTATGCGATCCCGGTGATCAGCGCCGCCTTCGGCTGGATATTCTTCCACGAGACGCAGAGCTGGAACGCCCTGCTGGCCTTCTGTCTTATCCTCGGCGGCGTCTGGCTTGCACGCAGCGGCGGCCGCGGCCGGCTCGCCGTTCAGCGATAG
- a CDS encoding fructose bisphosphate aldolase: MARQMSQKPGFIAALDQSGGSTPKALKQYGIDEGAWTTEEEMYGLIHDMRARIIKSPAFTGEQVIGAILFERTMDGAIDGIPTAEYLWTKRSVVPFLKVDKGLAEAKDGVQLMKPMPGLDALLERAVAKGIFGTKMRSVIDAANPVGIAAVVAQQFEVGKQILSHGLMPIIEPEVTISISDKAEAEEILRAEILKQLDALPASQQVMLKLTLPAKANFYKPLVDHPRVMRVVALSGGYSREVACQKLGENTGIIASFSRALTEGLSAKQSDADFDTVLAETIKVTCDASKAG; this comes from the coding sequence ATGGCGCGGCAGATGTCGCAGAAGCCCGGCTTCATTGCCGCGCTGGACCAGTCGGGCGGCTCCACGCCGAAAGCGCTGAAGCAGTACGGCATCGACGAGGGCGCCTGGACGACCGAAGAAGAGATGTACGGCCTGATCCACGACATGCGCGCCCGCATCATCAAGTCGCCGGCTTTCACCGGCGAACAAGTGATCGGCGCGATCCTGTTCGAGCGCACCATGGACGGGGCGATCGACGGTATTCCGACCGCTGAGTATCTCTGGACCAAGCGCAGCGTGGTTCCGTTCCTGAAGGTCGACAAGGGCCTCGCCGAAGCCAAGGACGGCGTGCAGCTGATGAAGCCGATGCCGGGCCTCGACGCCCTGCTCGAACGCGCGGTCGCCAAAGGCATCTTCGGCACCAAGATGCGGTCGGTCATCGATGCTGCAAACCCGGTCGGCATCGCCGCCGTGGTTGCCCAGCAGTTCGAAGTCGGCAAGCAGATCCTCTCGCACGGGCTGATGCCGATCATCGAGCCGGAAGTGACGATCTCTATCTCCGACAAGGCCGAAGCCGAAGAAATCCTGCGGGCGGAAATCCTGAAGCAGCTCGACGCCCTTCCCGCCAGCCAGCAAGTCATGCTGAAGCTGACGCTGCCGGCCAAAGCGAACTTCTACAAGCCGCTGGTCGATCATCCGCGCGTGATGCGCGTCGTCGCATTGTCGGGCGGTTACAGCCGCGAAGTTGCCTGCCAGAAACTGGGTGAGAATACGGGCATCATCGCCAGCTTCTCGCGCGCGCTGACCGAGGGCCTGTCGGCCAAGCAAAGCGATGCCGATTTCGACACCGTGCTGGCTGAGACCATCAAGGTGACTTGCGACGCGTCGAAAGCGGGCTGA
- a CDS encoding DUF2798 domain-containing protein — protein MTKKLPVRLFQPIFGLFMALFMSFLMSGAITALNIGLPPDFVSRWLHSWSIAFVIAYPVILVVAPMARRLALHFVESPFAPAVPVAGTHN, from the coding sequence ATGACCAAGAAGCTGCCCGTCCGCCTGTTCCAGCCGATCTTCGGCTTGTTCATGGCGCTGTTCATGAGTTTTCTGATGTCGGGGGCAATCACAGCGCTGAACATCGGCCTTCCGCCGGATTTCGTCAGCCGCTGGCTGCACTCCTGGAGCATTGCTTTCGTGATCGCCTATCCGGTCATCCTCGTCGTCGCCCCGATGGCCCGCCGTCTGGCGCTCCACTTCGTGGAGTCGCCTTTCGCGCCGGCCGTGCCGGTCGCGGGAACGCACAACTAG
- a CDS encoding phosphoglycerate kinase, with protein sequence MAAFKRISDAGNLTGKVALVRVDFNVPMENGLVTDDTRLRAAVDTVQTLRTQGAKVALLAHFGRPKGERVAEMSLAPIAGAFAKVLGSNVSFVADCKGEHVKKAIADLQPAGVILLENTRFYKGEEKGDLELAKEIASLGDIFVNDAFSAAHRRHVTTAVLAELLPAYAGVNMEAELDALDKALGTPQRPVMAIVGGAKVSSKIDLLKNLVTKVDMLAIGGGMANTFLAAQGVDVGKSLCEHDLAGTVREIGAAAKAAGCEILLPRDVVVAKDFKANAANRVCGLDEVGADEMILDAGPATIANLEQALGRAKTVIWNGPLGAFELTPFDTATVKVAEAAARLAKAGKLVAVAGGGDTVSAMNHAGVAADLTFISTAGGAFLEWMEGKELPGVEALRS encoded by the coding sequence ATGGCCGCCTTCAAACGCATTTCAGACGCTGGCAATCTGACCGGCAAGGTCGCGCTCGTGCGCGTCGACTTCAACGTGCCGATGGAAAATGGTCTGGTTACGGACGATACACGCCTGCGGGCGGCGGTCGACACCGTGCAGACGCTGCGCACGCAAGGCGCGAAGGTCGCCCTGCTCGCGCACTTCGGGCGCCCCAAGGGCGAACGCGTGGCCGAGATGAGCCTTGCGCCGATCGCGGGCGCGTTCGCCAAAGTGCTGGGCTCGAATGTCAGCTTCGTCGCCGACTGCAAGGGCGAACATGTGAAGAAGGCGATCGCGGACCTGCAGCCGGCCGGTGTGATCCTGCTTGAGAATACGCGTTTCTACAAAGGCGAGGAAAAAGGCGACCTCGAGCTTGCGAAGGAAATCGCGAGCCTTGGCGACATCTTTGTCAATGATGCTTTCTCCGCCGCGCACCGCCGCCATGTGACGACCGCCGTGCTCGCCGAGCTGCTGCCCGCCTACGCCGGCGTCAACATGGAGGCGGAACTCGACGCGCTGGACAAGGCGCTCGGCACGCCGCAGCGGCCGGTGATGGCGATTGTGGGCGGCGCGAAAGTGTCGTCCAAGATCGACCTCCTCAAGAACCTCGTGACAAAAGTCGACATGCTGGCGATCGGCGGCGGCATGGCAAATACGTTTCTCGCGGCGCAAGGCGTCGATGTCGGCAAGTCGCTGTGCGAGCATGACCTTGCCGGCACCGTGCGCGAGATCGGAGCGGCTGCGAAGGCGGCGGGCTGCGAAATTCTGCTACCGCGAGATGTGGTGGTGGCGAAAGACTTCAAGGCGAACGCAGCGAACAGGGTTTGCGGCCTCGATGAAGTTGGCGCTGACGAGATGATCCTTGATGCCGGCCCGGCCACGATTGCGAACCTCGAACAGGCCCTCGGTCGCGCAAAAACGGTGATCTGGAACGGGCCGCTCGGCGCGTTCGAGCTGACGCCATTCGACACGGCCACCGTGAAGGTGGCGGAAGCTGCCGCCAGGCTGGCGAAGGCCGGCAAGCTGGTCGCGGTCGCAGGCGGCGGCGATACGGTGTCCGCGATGAACCATGCGGGCGTGGCAGCCGACCTGACCTTCATCTCGACGGCCGGCGGCGCCTTCCTCGAATGGATGGAAGGCAAGGAACTGCCGGGCGTCGAGGCGCTTCGCAGCTAG
- a CDS encoding toll/interleukin-1 receptor domain-containing protein gives MSDIFISYAREDLPKARLLAEAMIADGLSVWWDHELLGGDQFREAITQTIATAKVVIVIWSENSVQSPFVKDEASRANERGVLLPVAIGDVEPPVGFGELQTIRFKRWAETTAEWETLVRTVAARLQTANQVQATNTSLLSARRELSFLNRNIDVFLLILFAQSLAAFLIFQPLHFLSGVPEQSETGFVVVTSIILAGIHTSGLIARRVGLILRLVSFAVGAAAGFLSYKFAGAILPSLIALGENASSLQAGAGLSMFNALIFFIYIVVSGAILLLSDR, from the coding sequence ATGTCAGACATTTTCATCTCCTACGCGCGCGAGGACCTGCCCAAAGCGCGCCTGCTGGCCGAAGCCATGATCGCGGACGGCCTGTCGGTCTGGTGGGATCACGAACTGCTCGGCGGGGACCAGTTTCGGGAGGCAATCACCCAGACAATCGCCACCGCCAAGGTCGTCATCGTGATCTGGTCCGAGAATTCCGTTCAGAGCCCGTTCGTGAAGGACGAAGCCAGCCGGGCCAACGAGCGCGGCGTGTTGTTGCCAGTCGCGATCGGTGACGTCGAGCCTCCGGTGGGGTTTGGTGAACTCCAGACGATCCGGTTCAAACGCTGGGCCGAAACGACGGCGGAATGGGAAACCCTGGTGCGAACCGTCGCGGCGCGTCTGCAGACGGCCAATCAGGTCCAAGCCACCAATACGTCGCTCCTGTCGGCGCGCCGGGAGCTGTCATTCCTGAACCGCAACATTGACGTGTTCCTGCTGATCCTCTTCGCCCAAAGCCTGGCGGCCTTCCTGATATTCCAACCCTTGCATTTTCTCTCGGGTGTTCCGGAACAATCCGAAACCGGATTTGTCGTCGTCACGTCGATCATCCTCGCCGGCATCCATACTTCGGGGCTTATCGCCCGCAGGGTGGGCCTGATCCTGCGACTTGTCTCCTTCGCAGTCGGTGCGGCGGCAGGCTTTTTGTCATACAAGTTCGCCGGCGCCATATTGCCGTCGCTGATCGCCTTGGGAGAAAATGCGTCTTCGCTTCAGGCCGGCGCCGGACTGTCGATGTTCAATGCGCTCATCTTCTTCATCTACATTGTCGTTTCCGGCGCCATACTGCTGTTGTCCGACCGATGA